Within Chelatococcus sp. HY11, the genomic segment GGATGCCCTGCCGGTCGGGCCTATCATTCTCGGGCCGGCAAAACCGGCCCATATCCTGACGCCGTCGGTCACGACACGCGGCATCGTCAACATGACGGCCGTCGCGGTCGTGGAAGCGCAGGCCGGCAGCGGCGAAAGCGCTGGCACCAAGGTTTGAACCGTGCGTTCAGCGCATTGATGGCTGGCTAAGCAAGGGCGGTGTGGCGCTGTTATTCGGCGTTCACCGCCCTTATCTTCGCAGTCTACGACGTGTGATGCCGGCGCATCGTCGGGTGGGTCTGCGGAGCCGGCGCGGCATGCTGCTGCTGCATCTGCTCCTCATTCAAAAGCCGCTGATAGGCTTTCACGTTTTCCTGAGCGTCACGAATGCCGGCGAGATTGTGATCCTGCTGCATTCGGGCGGTGTCTTGCTGTTGGAATATGAAGAGATCGGGGTCAGTGGCAAAAGCAGGTCCTGCACTGAGGGCTAAGCCAATGCCTGCATACAACGCAATAAGACGAGGCTTCATGGTTCCATGTCCTGATCACTCCAGCCCCGTTCCCTTTATACTGCGAGCCACTGCGCAAAGACTGCGACAAGTGCGCCTGAGCACTCTCTCGGTCTTCACAAGTTGAAGATCGGGAGAGCCTTCCGGACGGAAACGCGAAAAAGCCCGGATCGCGGAGCGATCCGGGCCGTCACACCCAGTACGGCCTAGGCCTGGAATGCGTTACTTCGCCTCGGCGCTCAGATCGATCTGCTCGAGGATCGCGGCGGGCTGGCCGCCGGTCGCGCCATAGTCGGCGAGGCCGAAGCCGGCGGGGTCCTTCGCCGCCGCCCTCACGGCGATCTGGCCCGGCTTGGCGATGAAGCGCGCGACGGCGGCGCCGAGCGCCTTGCTCTCCGCGCTGCCGCCGAGGAAGCTCGGCACGCCGACGGTGGCGATCATCCCGTATTCGGTCTTGAGCGCGTCCGGCGACTTGTTCTGCTTTGCCGCCTCTTCCGCCAGCAGCTTGTCCGCGAGGCCCGCATTGTCCACCGTGACGGCGAGGTTCTTCACGGTCAGCGCCATGCCGGCCGCATTGCGGACAGCCTCTTCCGAGGACAGCAGCTCAGGCGTGACATTGCCGACCACTCCGCTGATGGTCGCCCTGCCCATATCCTTGCCGCCAAAGGAAAATTCGTTGATCACGAGCTCCTTGCCGGACTCGTTGAGCTTGCCTTCAATAGCGAAGGACAGGGACAGGTCCTTGTAGCCCATGGCGGTCAGGCGCTTGGCGAAATCGTTGTCCGCGTCGGGGGGGATAGCTAAGGCGATGTCGTTGACGGCGAAGCGCATGCCGCCCTGGGTCGGATAGGCCGCGTTGGCCTGTTGCGGTGCCGGGTTGGTACCCAAACCCACCGTGAAATCGCCGACGTTGAATTTGAAGGGATCGGGGTCCGTTACCTCAACCGTGATAGCTCTGGCCGTCATTGCCCCGGACACGATACTCTCGAACATCGCCATGGCTTCGCCGATGATCTGGAACGAGCTCTTATCCTTGTTGGCATCGTCCATAGGCAGTTTTTGCAGGGTCTCCACAAGAGACAGCAACGGCTTCTTGCCGAGCCGCGCGACGAAGCCATCGCCAAAGATTTCCGCGATGTTGATCTTGGTGCCGTTGGCCTCCGTCATGGCCATATCCACCATCTTGAACGGACCATAGACCTGTACCGGAGGGTTGGCGCCAGTGCCCGCGCCCTCCGTATAGAGCCGCGTCAGGAAGGCGAAATCGATGTCCGCGACGCTGAAGGCGCCATAGGTGCCGGTCGTCGTGCCATCCTGCGTGGCGGCTTTCGCGGGTGCGTCGCTGCCGCTGTTGCCCTGCGGCGCTGCGCCGGGCGTTGGCTTGGGCGCTTCAGTGCGCACGGTGGTGCTGTAGCTGCCGCCGTCGGCGGTGAGTATCGCCGCGCGGCCATTGATGATATCGCGCGCGACCAGATTCACATAGTTGCCGGTCGATCGGGTCGTTACTTCGCCAAAGGTCAGGTTCTGTTCGAACTTCAGTTCGGGAATGGTGAGGCTGGATGCCGAGAGCTTCGTTAGCCGGTTGGCCAGCGTGTCCGACGCATTGGCGGCGAACAGGGCCTCTATACCGGCGCGATCGAGGTTCGAGCCCACAACTGTCATGCGCGGAATAATGTAGCGGAAAGGTCCGAAAGTGAGCGTGACATTCTCAAGCGTGACATCCTCGGCCGCCAGTGCGGGCGTGATCAGCGCGGGGCCGCCGGTGGCGCTGACGCGGCCGATGGTGATCGTCGCGTTTGCACCGGCCAGATACAGATCCCGCAGGACTATCCGTCCATCGATCGGATTGGCTTCGACCCTGCCGATGCTGGCGCCGGCCCGCGTGGCGGCGGCGGTGAGGCTCCGCTCGGTCGTGACTTTCGCGCCGAAGGCGCCGACGCCCGCCAGAGCGGCCAATGAGACTGCAGACAGCAAGACGGCTTTCGAGCGCGGCCGGGCCATGGTCGTTTTCCTCAAGATCCGTGGGAGGGGTGGTTCCTGCCCCAATCTACCGTAGTGCATGGAGCACCGCGCGGAAATAACCGTATGACGGTCGTCTTCGCCACGAATGGGCTCCACAGGGACTTCACATCCAGCTATTGGGCAGATGCGCTTTTATAGCGAGAATGACGTCCCGCAACCGCAGGATGCGGTCGCATGCGGATTTTCGATCTTGAACGACTGGCCGATCAGATCGTCAACGAAATCGATCACCGCGCCGTCCATGTATTGCAGTGACACGGAATCGACGAGAACCGTCGCGCCGTCGCGCTCGACGACGAGATCGTCGTCGCCGCGTTCGTGGTCCACATCAAAGACATACTGGAAGCCCGAACAGCCGCCACCATTGACGCTGATCCGCAGCATCGCCCCGGCTTGCTCTCCGGAAAGGACTTCCTGGATGCGCGTCACGGCCCGGTCCGTGAGGGAAATCGGCGTCATGCTCATGTCACCCATGCTGCTCATCGCGTCGTCACACTCTGACGCTTATATCTTAAGGCGTGGCAAGGGCCTTTGGCAAAAAGCGCTAGCCGACTAAACCGGCGTCGACACCGACACCCTTTACGCCAATAGCCCCTTGGCAAAAGCCTCTTGGCAAAGCGTCCGCCCCATAGATAAGTGCGGGGCGAAGGACGTTCAACGGTGGAGTGAGACGTGCGGCCCAATGGCGAGCGTTGGCGAGCGCCCTATGCCTGCGACCCCGGGGCGAGCCGTGGCAGGCTCCATCCGGAAGGAGATTCGCCGACGCGCAGCCCCTTCCAGCGCGATCGCGACCGTATCGTTCATTCCACGGCCTTCCGGCGGTTGAAGCACAAGACCCAGGTGTTCGTGTACCATGAGGGCGACCACTACCGGACGCGCCTGACCCACACCATCGAGGTCAGCCAGATCGCCCGCGCCCTTGCCCGCGCGCTCGGCCTCGATGAGGATCTGGCGGAGGCTCTCGCCCTCTCGCATGATCTTGGCCACACCCCGTTCGGCCATACGGGGGAGGATGCGCTGGACGCCGAGATGCTGGGGCAGGGCGGTTTCGATCACAACGCGCAGGCCCTGCGAATCGTTACAAGGCTGGAGCGTCGCTATGCGGCCTACGACGGGCTCAACCTGACCTGGGAGACGCTGGAGGGGCTGGTGAAGCACAACGGCCCGCTGGTGGATGCCGCGGGACGGGGGATCGGCGCCTATCGGGAGCACGGCGTGCCCGGCGCCATTCTCGACTATTGCGGCTTGCAGGATCTGGAGCTCGCGAGTTTCGCCAGCGCCGAAGCTCAATGCGCGGCGATCGCTGACGACATCGCCTATGACGCGCATGACATCGACGACGGATTGCGGGCCGAACTGTTTGACCTCACCGATCTCGCCGGCGTCCCGTTCCTGCGCGACATACTCACCGAGATCGATCGCGCCTATCCCGGGCTTGAACGTAGCCGGGTGATCCACGAGCTCGTGCGCCGCATCATCACGCGCTTCGTCGAGGACGTCATCGCCGAGAGCTGCCGTCGCCTCGCGTCACTCGCCCCGGCGGATGCCGACGCCATTCGCGCCGCCGACGATGCCGTGGTCGCCTTCTCAGCCGGCATGGCCGAAGCTGAGGCTGGCATCAAGGGCTTCCTCTATCCGCATATGTATCGCCACCCGACTGTGATGGCGGTGCGCCGCCAGGCGGATGGCGTCGTTCGCGACCTCTTCCGACGCTTCGTCGCGGAGCCTCAGCTGATGCCGGCGGAGTGGTGCGCGGACCTTCGCGGCGCCGACGACAGCCGCCTGATGAGGCGCGTGGCGGACTATATCGCCGGCATGACCGACCGCTACGCCCTGGAGGAACATCGGCGCTTGTTTGACGCAACACCTGATTTGCGCTAGTGGAACCGATCTGACGATGTGTCATGTCTCTCAGATTGGCACGTAAATTCAATTGGTTATAGCCAATCGTTCAATCAGTGTCTGCGCGATTGCCTGGCCTTGGCCGCGTTCGAGGCAGCCGTGGTCTGATTGATCTCCGGTTCTCGGCGGCAAAGCTTCCATGGACATCCCCATGAATATCTTCGACCTGTATCAGCGCCATTTGTCTGCCATCATCGAGGATCTGGTCGCTTCAGGGCGTCTGGCCGGGGGGCTCGACCTGTCGCGTGTCGTGGTCGAACCGCCGCGCGACGCCTCCATGGGGGATCTCGCCACGAATGCCGCGATGGTGCTCGCCAAGGACGCCAAGACCAATCCGCGCGCTCTCGCGGAACTCCTCAGCGAGGCGCTCAAGGCGGTGCCAGGGGTTGCCGGCGTCGCGGTGGCCGGGCCGGGCTTCATCAATCTCACGCTGGAGCCGGGTGTCTATCACGATGTGATGCGCGCCGTGCTGGCCGATGGTGCTGACTTTGGCCGTGGGACCACGGGCCCGGCGGCGCCGGTCAATGTCGAGTATGTGTCGGCTAATCCGACCGGGCCCATGCATGTGGGCCATGGCCGTGGGGCCGTTTTCGGCGATGCGCTGGCCAATGTGCTCGCATTCGCTGGCCGCCAGGTCACCCGTGAGTATTACATCAACGACGCCGGTGGGCAGATCGACGTCCTCGCCCGGTCCGCATACCTGCGCTATCGCGAGGCGCTTGGTCAGGATATCGGTGAAATTCCCGAGGGGCTCTACCCCGGTGACTATCTGAAGCCGGTAGGCGCGGAGCTCGCGGCGCGCTTTGGCGACGCGCTCCTGTCCAAGCCCGAGGCCGAATCGTTGCCTGTCGTGCGGGATATCGCCATCGAAGGCATGATGGCCATGATCCGCGATGACCTCGCGGCCCTCGGCATCCATCACGATGTTTTCTTCTCGGAACGCACTTTACATGGAGCCAACGGCGGGGCCATCAAGGCGGCCATCGATGAGCTGACGCAGCGCGGTTTTGTCTATCGCGGTCGCGTTCCGCCGCCCAAGGGGCAGCTGCCCGAGGATTGGGAGGATCGCGAGCAGCTTCTGTTTCGGGCGACGGATGTCGGCGACGACATCGATCGTCCGTTGATGAAATCCAATGGCAGCTACACCTATTTCGCGGCTGACGTTGCCTATCTCGAGAACAAGCACGCACGCGGCTTCCGCGAGCTGATCTATGTGCTTGGCGCCGACCATGGCGGCTATGTCAAGCGCCTGCAGGCCGTTGGCCGCGCCATCGGCGGAACGGAGACGGAGGTCATCGTGCTGCTCTGCCAGCTCGTCCGTCTCCTGCGCGATGGCGAGCCTGTGAAGATGTCGAAGCGCTCGGGCGATTTCGTCACGCTGCGCGAGGTGATCGATGAAGTCGGCCGCGACGCGGTGCGCTTCATGATGCTTTTCCGCAAGAATGATGCGACGCTTGATTTCGATCTCGCCAAGGTGGTCGAACAGTCTAAGGACAACCCGGTTTTCTATGTGCAGTACGCCCACGCGCGCTGCGCATCGGTCTTCCGGCAGGCCGCGGAAGCGCTCTCGGGCGTGTCCATGGCCGGCGAGGCCCTTGCATCCGCTGACTTTTCTCGATTGAATGATGATTCGGAAGTCGAGATTTTGCGTCGCTTGGCCCAGTATCCCCGAGTCGTGCAGGCGTCGGCTGCGTCACATGAGCCGCACCGGGTAGCGTTCTTCCTGTATGAACTGGCAAGTGCGTTTCATAGTTTATGGAATAGAGGCAAAGACTCGCCCCAATTACGATTTATTAATGCTGACGATCGAGATTTGACCACTGCAAGGCTGGGTCTAGTCCTAGCTGTCAGGTCCGTCCTTGCATCTGGTCTTGCAATTCTTGGGGTTGCGGCACCAGACGAGATGCGCTA encodes:
- the erpA gene encoding iron-sulfur cluster insertion protein ErpA — encoded protein: MTPISLTDRAVTRIQEVLSGEQAGAMLRISVNGGGCSGFQYVFDVDHERGDDDLVVERDGATVLVDSVSLQYMDGAVIDFVDDLIGQSFKIENPHATASCGCGTSFSL
- a CDS encoding deoxyguanosinetriphosphate triphosphohydrolase, giving the protein MRPNGERWRAPYACDPGASRGRLHPEGDSPTRSPFQRDRDRIVHSTAFRRLKHKTQVFVYHEGDHYRTRLTHTIEVSQIARALARALGLDEDLAEALALSHDLGHTPFGHTGEDALDAEMLGQGGFDHNAQALRIVTRLERRYAAYDGLNLTWETLEGLVKHNGPLVDAAGRGIGAYREHGVPGAILDYCGLQDLELASFASAEAQCAAIADDIAYDAHDIDDGLRAELFDLTDLAGVPFLRDILTEIDRAYPGLERSRVIHELVRRIITRFVEDVIAESCRRLASLAPADADAIRAADDAVVAFSAGMAEAEAGIKGFLYPHMYRHPTVMAVRRQADGVVRDLFRRFVAEPQLMPAEWCADLRGADDSRLMRRVADYIAGMTDRYALEEHRRLFDATPDLR
- the argS gene encoding arginine--tRNA ligase gives rise to the protein MNIFDLYQRHLSAIIEDLVASGRLAGGLDLSRVVVEPPRDASMGDLATNAAMVLAKDAKTNPRALAELLSEALKAVPGVAGVAVAGPGFINLTLEPGVYHDVMRAVLADGADFGRGTTGPAAPVNVEYVSANPTGPMHVGHGRGAVFGDALANVLAFAGRQVTREYYINDAGGQIDVLARSAYLRYREALGQDIGEIPEGLYPGDYLKPVGAELAARFGDALLSKPEAESLPVVRDIAIEGMMAMIRDDLAALGIHHDVFFSERTLHGANGGAIKAAIDELTQRGFVYRGRVPPPKGQLPEDWEDREQLLFRATDVGDDIDRPLMKSNGSYTYFAADVAYLENKHARGFRELIYVLGADHGGYVKRLQAVGRAIGGTETEVIVLLCQLVRLLRDGEPVKMSKRSGDFVTLREVIDEVGRDAVRFMMLFRKNDATLDFDLAKVVEQSKDNPVFYVQYAHARCASVFRQAAEALSGVSMAGEALASADFSRLNDDSEVEILRRLAQYPRVVQASAASHEPHRVAFFLYELASAFHSLWNRGKDSPQLRFINADDRDLTTARLGLVLAVRSVLASGLAILGVAAPDEMR